Proteins from one Cicer arietinum cultivar CDC Frontier isolate Library 1 chromosome 3, Cicar.CDCFrontier_v2.0, whole genome shotgun sequence genomic window:
- the LOC101499337 gene encoding large ribosomal subunit protein eL15z has product MGAYKYVSELWRKKQSDVMRFMQRVRCWEYRQQSSIVRLTRPTRPDKARRLGYKAKQGYVVYRVRVRRGGRKRPVPKGIVYGKPTNQGVTQLKFQRSKRSVAEERAGRKLGGLRVLNSYWVNEDSTFKYFEVILVDVAHTAIRNDPRINWLVNPVHKHRELRGLTSAGKENRGLRGKGHRYHKNRPSRRATWKRNNTLSLRRYR; this is encoded by the exons ATGG GTGCATACAAGTACGTTTCCGAGCTATGGCGCAAGAAGCAATCGGATGTGATGAGGTTCATGCAGCGTGTGAGGTGCTGGGAGTATCGTCAGCAATCTTCAATTGTTCGTCTCACAAGGCCAACTCGTCCTGATAAGGCACGCCGTTTGGGTTACAAGGCCAAACAG GGCTATGTTGTTTACCGTGTTCGCGTCCGTAGAGGTGGCAGGAAGAGGCCAGTTCCTAAGGGCATTGTCTATGGTAAGCCAACCAACCAGGGAGTTACCCAACTGAAGTTTCAAAGGAGCAAGAGGTCAGTTGCTGAAGAGCGTGCTGGAAGGAAGCTCGGTGGTCTCAGGGTTCTCAATTCCTACTGGGTCAATGAG GATTCTACCTTCAAATATTTTGAGGTCATTTTGGTCGATGTTGCCCACACTGCTATCAGAAACGACCCAAGGATCAATTGGCTCGTCAACCCAGTCCACAAGCACAGGGAACTCCGTGGACTCACTTCTGCAGGGAAAGAAAACAGGGGTTTGCGTGGCAAGGGACATCGCTACCACAAAAACCGTCCATCTCGCAGGGCAACCTGGAAGAGAAACAACACCCTTTCTCTTCGTCGTTACCGTTGA
- the LOC101500070 gene encoding LOW QUALITY PROTEIN: protein ROOT INITIATION DEFECTIVE 3 (The sequence of the model RefSeq protein was modified relative to this genomic sequence to represent the inferred CDS: deleted 1 base in 1 codon; substituted 1 base at 1 genomic stop codon) produces the protein IERCHGSIHNKPHLKLKLRTFPLNLLNLFLLISGTYLAGGGLSGDIYRWEVESGRLLKKWHASNQAIRCLVFSEDDSLLISGSVDGTVRVWSLFMIFDDLRSREASSTYEYSFTEHVGSHGCVNDLVIGYGGCSAIIVSASDDRTCKVWSLSSGTLQRSILFPSKMNAEHVLYAGSEDGKIFIVALNTTRVPTNNHGSYIIDSFSNHSKKVTCLAYSAIEKLLISGSEDGIIRVWNASTHNIVRVFKNAKGPITNILVLRQENDSSNHMSSNLQAVSKKQGSHISPLEKYTNSIDEDSKKTVLSLGGSKRSMDVSXLSSHVISTYSNELQVCVE, from the exons ATTGAACGATGCCATGGTTCCATACACAACAAGCCCCA CCTCAAGTTGAAGTTAAGAACTTTCCCGCTGAACCTATTAAATCTCTTCCTGCTAATCAGTGGCACCTATCTAGCCGGTGGAGGTTTGTCAGGTGACATATACAGGTGGGAG GTTGAAAGCGGCAGATTGCTTAAGAAGTGGCATGCCAGTAATCAGGCTATTCGTTGCCTGGTATTTTCTGAAGATGACTCGCTTCTGATATCTGGATCTGTAGATGGAACAGTACGAGTTTGGTCTCTCTTCAT GATATTTGATGATTTGAGAAGCCGGGAAGCAAGCTCGACTTATGAGTATAGTTTTACAGAGCACGTCGGCTCTCATGGGTGTGTAAATGATCTCGTGATTGGTTATGGAGGGTGCAGTGCAATTATAGTTTCAGCATCAGATGATAGGACTTGTAAG GTATGGAGCCTATCTAGTGGAACACTACAAAGAAGTATATTATTCCCTTCAAAAATGAATGCTGAACATGTTCTTTATGCTGGCAGTGAAGATGGGAAAATATTTATCGTTGCACTTAACACTACAAGAGTCCCTACTAATAATCACGGTTCATATATCATTGATTCATTTTCTAACCACAG CAAGAAAGTTACTTGCTTAGCATATAGCGCCATTGAGAAACTTTTAATTTCTGGATCCGAGGATGGAATAATTCGAGTTTGGAATGCCAGTACTCATAACATCGTCCGTGTGTTTAAGAATGCTAAAG GACCCATAACTAATATTCTTGTTCTTAGACAAGAAAATGACTCAAGTAATCATATGTCTTCCAATTTACAAGCAGTATCAAAAAAGCAGGGATCTCATATATCCCCTTTggaaaaatatacaaattcTATAGATGAAGACTCA AAAAAGACAGTTCTCAGTCTTGGGGGTAGCAAGAGATCCATGGATGTTTCATAGCTTAGTTCTCATGTGATTTCTACTTACAGTAATGAACTTCAGGTTTGTGTGGAATGA
- the LOC140918577 gene encoding pentatricopeptide repeat-containing protein CRR2, chloroplastic encodes MRVLQIPQLVRHGPFQSHPCCYTSHVSSRLPVCFVSLNPSSSTNPTNDITNNNNDLIQSLCRGGNLKQAIQVLCTEPNPTQKTFEVLICSCAQHNSLSDGLDVHHRLVGNGLDQDPFLATKLINMYCELGSVDHACKVFDETQEKTIYVWNALFRALAMLGRGEELLDLYGQMNWIGIPSNRFTYTYALKACVVSELSICSFRKGKEIHAHILRHGYEGHVHVMTTLLDVYAKFGCISYASFVFGAMPAKNIVSWSAMIACYAKNEMPVKALELFQLMMLEACDSVPNPVTMVSVLQACASLAALEHGKLVHGYIIRKGLDSILPVLNTLITMYGRCGEISTGQRVFDYMKKRDVVSWNSLISIYGMHGFGKKAIQIFENMIHNGVSPSYISFITILCACSHAGLVEEGKILFESMLSKYRIRPRMEHYACMVDLLGRANMFDEAMKLIEDMDFEPGQTVWGSLLGSCRIHCNVELAERASTMLFELEPMNAGNYVLLADIYAKARMWNDVRRVRKLLETRGLQKIPSCSWIEIKRKIYSLVSVEEYNPQIEELRAFLITLLTEIKNQGYVPQTNVVVYDLDEEEKERIVLGHSGKLAVAFGLINTTKGETIRITNNLRLCEDCHAFMKFISKFAKREILLRDVNRFHYFRDGVCSCGDYW; translated from the coding sequence ATGAGGGTGCTTCAAATCCCCCAACTTGTAAGACATGGTCCATTTCAAAGTCACCCATGTTGCTACACTTCGCATGTGTCTTCAAGATTACCGGTATGTTTTGTTTCATTGAACCCTTCAAGTTCAACCAACCCCACAAATGACATCACGAACAACAACAATGATTTGATTCAATCGTTATGTAGAGGCGGCAATCTTAAGCAAGCAATTCAGGTCTTGTGTACCGAGCCGAATCCAACTCAGAAAACTTTCGAGGTTTTGATATGTTCTTGCGCGCAACATAACTCTCTTTCTGATGGTCTTGATGTTCATCACCGTCTTGTCGGTAATGGTCTTGATCAAGACCCGTTTTTGGCTACTAAACTTATTAATATGTATTGTGAGTTAGGGTCTGTTGATCATGCTTgtaaggtgtttgatgaaactCAGGAAAAAACTATATATGTGTGGAATGCACTATTCCGAGCGTTGGCTATGTTGGGCCGTGGGGAGGAGTTGTTAGATTTGTATGGTCAGATGAATTGGATTGGCATTCCATCGAATAGGTTCACGTATACGTATGCACTTAAAGCTTGTGTTGTTTCAGAGTTGTCGATTTGCTCTTTTCGGAAGGGTAAGGAGATTCATGCTCATATTCTGCGACATGGTTATGAAGGACATGTTCATGTTATGACAACTTTGTTGGATGTATATGCTAAGTTTGGTTGTATATCTTATGCAAGTTTTGTGTTCGGTGCTATGCCTGCTAAGAACATTGTCTCGTGGAGTGCCATGATTGCGTGTTATGCGAAGAATGAAATGCCCGTGAAAGCATTGGAATTGTTTCAGCTAATGATGCTTGAGGCATGCGATTCCGTTCCAAATCCGGTTACAATGGTTAGTGTGCTTCAAGCTTGTGCAAGTCTTGCTGCATTGGAACATGGAAAGTTGGTTCATGGCTATATCATTAGAAAGGGTCTTGATTCTATATTGCCGGTTCTTAACACCCTTATAACAATGTATGGAAGATGCGGTGAGATTTCGACAGGACAACGTGTATTTGATTATATGAAGAAACGCGATGTTGTTTCATGGAATtctttgatttctatttatgGTATGCATGGTTTTGGAAAGAAAGCCatccaaatttttgaaaatatgatcCACAATGGAGTTTCGCCGAGTTACATATCGTTTATTACGATTTTGTGTGCTTGCAGCCATGCAGGCCTTGTTGAGGAGGGGAAGATTTTGTTTGAATCTATGCTTAGTAAATATAGGATTCGTCCACGTATGGAACATTATGCTTGTATGGTTGATCTTCTTGGCCGAGCTAACATGTTTGATGAAGCAATGAAACTAATAGAAGATATGGATTTTGAACCAGGACAGACCGTTTGGGGTTCCCTTCTCGGATCTTGTAGGATTCACTGTAATGTTGAGCTTGCCGAGAGAGCAAGCACTATGCTTTTTGAGTTGGAGCCTATGAATGCTGGCAATTATGTGCTTTTAGCAGATATTTACGCAAAAGCTAGGATGTGGAATGACGTAAGGCGTGTGAGGAAATTATTAGAAACTCGCGGCCTGCAAAAGATTCCGAGCTGCAGTTGGATTGAAATCAAAAGGAAGATATACTCACTTGTCTCTGTGGAAGAGTATAATCCACAAATCGAAGAGCTTCGTGCTTTTCTAATTACATTGTTGACTGAGATCAAAAATCAGGGTTATGTTCCGCAGACAAACGTTGTTGTTTATGATCTCGATGAAGAAGAGAAGGAAAGAATCGTGTTGGGACATAGCGGAAAGCTTGCCGTTGCTTTCGGACTCATTAATACCACAAAAGGCGAAACCATTAGGATCACAAACAActtgagattgtgtgaagactGTCATGCTTTTATGaagtttatttcaaaatttgccAAAAGAGAGATTCTTCTTAGAGATGTGAATAGGTTCCACTATTTCAGAGATGGAGTTTGTTCATGTGGTGACTATTGGTAG